Proteins from a genomic interval of Quercus robur chromosome 9, dhQueRobu3.1, whole genome shotgun sequence:
- the LOC126698337 gene encoding protein ABC transporter 1, mitochondrial, with the protein MGLLKDASRIVKGVSLIAKEFVKDSQAFEAAKNGDLQNLIKKAVVSATDLSGLTKGRVRHLPNPTSSSSSSSSKLDSVVYFDTTSDNSSSDPTQHQQKQEEVPSVIDSDGISITNDNGNVREASVAEDLDVGDGLVKECEPHKEDAKVEVVPFKRRKPRERRVPTTPFSRALGFAGLGAGLAWGTVQESAKRLVYGTPPSQDKKSALSPFLSEKNAERLALALCRMRGAALKIGQMLSIQDESLVPAPILAALDIVRQGADVMPRSQLNQVLDAELGPDWSSKLISFDYEPIAAASIGQVHGAVTKDGMQVAMKIQYPGVANSIDSDIENVRLLLDYTNLIPKGLYLDRAMKVAKEELSRECDYELEAANQKRFRNLLSGTEGFYVPLVVDNLSRKKVLTTELVSGIPIDKVALLDQKTRNYIGEKLLELTLMELFVFRFMQTDPNWSNFLYDEATKLINLIDFGAARDYPKCFVDDYLGMVIACANSDADAVIEMSKRLGFLTGMESDIMLDAHVQAGFIVGLPFAKPGGYDFRSTNITQGVSNLGATMLKHRLTPPPDEVYSLHRKLSGAFLACVKLGAVVPCREVLLKIYEQYQFGEEDGEILSSGQSSS; encoded by the exons ATGGGTTTGTTGAAGGATGCCAGTAGAATTGTGAAGGGAGTGTCGTTAATCGCCAAGGAATTTGTTAAGGATTCTCAAGCTTTCGAAGCCGCCAAGAATGGCGATCTCCAAAATCTAATCAAGAAAGCCGTTGTATCCGCCACCGACCTATCTGGTCTCACCAAGGGCAGGGTCCGCCACCTCCCTAACCctacctcctcctcctcctcctcctcctccaaacTCGATTCTGTTGTTTACTTCGACACCACCTCTGACAATTCTTCCTCAGACCCAACACAGcatcaacaaaaacaagaagaagtaCCGTCGGTTATTGACAGTGATGGTATTAGTATTACTAATGATAATGGCAATGTAAGGGAAGCTTCTGTAGCGGAGGATTTGGATGTCGGAGATGGGTTGGTCAAAGAATGTGAGCCTCACAAGGAAGATGCCAAAGTGGAAGTGGTGCCATTCAAGAGGAGGAAACCCAGGGAAAGGAGAGTTCCTACCACCCCATTTTCCAGAGCTCTTGG GTTTGCTGGTCTTGGAGCTGGTCTTGCCTGGGGAACGGTTCAGGAATCAGCAAAGAGGCTTGTTTATGGGACACCACCTTCGCAAGACAAGAAGAGTGCACTGTCTCCATTCCTGTCTGAGAAAAATGCAGAGCGTCTGGCCCTTGCGCTTTGCAGAATGCGTGGAGCTGCACTTAAAATTGGCCAGATGTTGAGTATACAGGATGAATCCCTTGTCCCTGCTCCG ATCTTGGCTGCTCTGGATATTGTCCGTCAAGGTGCAGATGTGATGCCAAGGAGCCAGCTTaatcaagttttggatgcaGAGTTAGGTCCTGACTGGTCATCAAAATTGATTAGTTTTGATTATGAACCAATCGCTGCTGCAAGCATAGGCCAG GTGCATGGGGCTGTCACAAAGGATGGTATGCAAGTGGCAATGAAAATTCAGTACCCTGGTGTTGCGAATAGCATTGACAGTGACATAGAGAACGTGAGACTTCTTTTAGATTATACAAATCTAATTCCAAAAGGTCTTTATCTTGACAGAGCTATGAAG GTGGCTAAGGAAGAATTATCACGTGAATGTGACTATGAATTGGAGGCGGCAAATCAAAAACGGTTCCGTAATCTGCTGTCAGGCACAGAGGGGTTTTATGTTCCTTTGGTTGTGGACAATCTTTCAAGGAAGAAAGTCTTAACTACGGAGCTTGTTTCTG GAATTCCGATTGATAAAGTGGCATTACTAGACCAGAAAACTCGTAATTATATTGGGGAAAAGTTGCTGGAGCTTACTTTGATGGAGTTGTTTGTGTTCCGTTTCATGCAG ACCGATCCTAATTGGAGTAATTTCTTGTATGATGAGGCGACAAAATTAATCAATCTCATTGACTTTGGAGCAGCTCGAGATTACCCTAAATGTTTTGTTGATGACTACTTAGGAATG GTAATTGCATGTGCCAACAGTGATGCAGATGCAGTCATCGAGATGTCAAAAAGACTTGGGTTTCTCACAGGAATGGAGTCGGACATAATGTTAGATGCCCATGTTCAAGCCGGTTTTATTGTGGGATTGCCTTTCGCAAAACCTGGTGGGTATGACTTTCGTTCCACCAATATTACCCAGGGTGTCTCAAACCTTGGGGCGACAATGCTTAAGCACAGGCTGACGCCACCACCCGATGAAGTGTACAGTCTTCATCGGAAACTTTCAGGCGCTTTCTTGGCTTGTGTCAAGCTTGGGGCTGTTGTACCATGTAGGGAAGTATTGCTTAAAATTTATGAGCAATATCAATTTGGTGAAGAAGATGGTGAGATCTTGTCAAGTGGCCAAAGTTCTTCATAG